In Actinomadura citrea, a single window of DNA contains:
- a CDS encoding dihydrodipicolinate reductase has product MSYLVGQWGTGPVGRSSLGALLGHPDLELAGVVTVDPRHAGVDAAELAGGGRPARIHATEDPAPLLARRPHVVCHTASRSRDVAGELCRILESGTGVVSDVLPSLVHPPSADRALVRRLRSACATGGAACLTLGPGLVNDVLPLLLSGGCRRVHGVKVTRFTCLDDPEAGARLGFGGPLGHRPQIVRPGAPRRAWGPVVRLLAEHLAVPLDEVSETYELCPAPEDIGRVAQGALAGLRFQVSGLLRGRPVITVEHVARLRADIAPHWPAPPPGETGGHRVEIDGEPPWRMDLAGPAAADPAASTALRMVSAVPAVAEAPPGLHTPLTLPPFTGRRRLR; this is encoded by the coding sequence ATGTCCTATCTCGTCGGCCAGTGGGGCACCGGACCCGTCGGCAGGTCGTCGCTCGGAGCCCTGCTCGGGCACCCGGACCTCGAACTCGCCGGGGTCGTCACCGTCGATCCCCGGCACGCCGGCGTCGACGCCGCCGAGCTGGCCGGAGGCGGCCGCCCGGCCAGGATCCATGCCACCGAGGACCCGGCGCCGCTCCTGGCCCGGCGGCCCCATGTCGTCTGCCACACGGCCTCCCGCTCCCGGGACGTCGCGGGCGAGCTGTGCCGCATCCTGGAGTCGGGCACGGGCGTGGTGTCGGACGTCCTGCCCTCGCTGGTGCACCCGCCCTCCGCCGACCGCGCCCTCGTCCGCCGGCTCCGGTCCGCGTGCGCGACCGGCGGCGCCGCCTGCCTCACCCTCGGGCCCGGCCTGGTGAACGACGTGCTCCCGCTCCTGCTGAGCGGCGGCTGCCGGCGCGTGCACGGCGTCAAGGTCACCCGGTTCACCTGCCTGGACGACCCCGAGGCCGGCGCCCGGCTCGGCTTCGGCGGCCCTCTCGGGCACCGTCCGCAGATCGTGCGGCCGGGCGCGCCGAGGCGTGCGTGGGGCCCGGTCGTGCGCCTCCTCGCCGAGCACCTGGCCGTGCCGCTGGACGAGGTGTCCGAGACCTACGAGCTGTGCCCGGCGCCCGAGGACATCGGCCGCGTCGCCCAGGGGGCCCTGGCCGGCCTGCGGTTCCAGGTGTCGGGACTGCTGCGCGGCCGTCCCGTGATCACCGTCGAGCACGTCGCCCGGCTGCGCGCCGACATCGCGCCCCACTGGCCCGCGCCGCCGCCCGGGGAGACCGGCGGCCACCGCGTCGAGATCGACGGCGAGCCGCCCTGGCGGATGGACCTCGCGGGGCCCGCCGCCGCCGACCCGGCCGCGTCGACCGCGCTGCGCATGGTCAGCGCCGTCCCCGCCGTGGCCGAGGCGCCGCCGGGCCTGCACACCCCGCTGACCCTGCCGCCGTTCACCGGCCGGCGCCGCCTCCGTTGA
- a CDS encoding alpha/beta fold hydrolase, with protein MADAVLHVHRYGDPGGAPVVMLHGVTGHGARWRRTAERYLLDHSVLAPDLRGHGRSTHEPPWTVERHVGDILAMMDAEGVERADLVGHSYGGMIALHLARTAPRRVRRLLLLDPAIGLDPATAAREARGHLAPASFGDVAEARADRAAHWPASPREAVDEEVAEHLEHGPDGRLRWRFEPAAVVTAFSEMARPHLAPPADLPTHLVIATEADFVRPEFVVDLRAALGPSLVISEIDAGHMLYVDRFEETGTMLAAWLNGGGAGR; from the coding sequence ATGGCGGACGCGGTACTGCATGTTCATCGGTACGGGGACCCGGGCGGAGCTCCGGTGGTCATGCTCCACGGGGTCACCGGGCACGGGGCGCGCTGGCGCCGGACCGCCGAGCGGTACCTGCTGGACCACTCCGTCCTCGCGCCCGACCTGCGCGGGCACGGGCGGTCGACGCACGAGCCGCCGTGGACCGTCGAACGGCATGTGGGCGACATCCTGGCGATGATGGACGCCGAGGGCGTCGAGCGGGCCGACCTCGTCGGGCACTCCTACGGCGGGATGATCGCGCTGCATCTGGCGCGGACCGCGCCGAGGCGGGTGCGGCGGCTCCTCCTGCTGGACCCGGCCATCGGGCTCGACCCGGCGACGGCGGCCCGGGAGGCGCGCGGCCACCTGGCGCCCGCGTCGTTCGGCGACGTCGCCGAGGCGCGGGCCGACCGGGCGGCGCACTGGCCGGCGTCTCCGCGGGAGGCCGTGGACGAGGAGGTCGCCGAGCACCTGGAGCACGGCCCGGACGGGCGCCTGCGGTGGCGTTTCGAGCCCGCGGCCGTGGTGACCGCGTTCTCGGAGATGGCCCGCCCGCACCTGGCGCCGCCCGCGGACCTGCCCACCCACCTGGTCATCGCGACGGAGGCCGACTTCGTCCGCCCCGAGTTCGTGGTCGACCTGCGCGCCGCGCTCGGCCCCAGCCTCGTGATCAGCGAGATCGACGCCGGGCACATGCTCTACGTCGACCGGTTCGAGGAGACCGGGACGATGCTCGCCGCGTGGCTCAACGGAGGCGGCGCCGGCCGGTGA